One window of the Labilibaculum sp. genome contains the following:
- a CDS encoding PAS domain S-box protein gives MEEQRALRVEILEMLYKGESESAILNELVLRAQRIAAGSICSILCVDEDEKYLLLGAAPDMPDFYNKAVHGIPIGYGIGSCGTAAFTGERVIVEDINTHPYWKDVKALAQKANLGSCWSEPIKDASGKILGTFAIYHRTPNLPNSKDIEFISELSGLTAIVLDRGKIIRQLAESESKYKTLADASNEAVFIVDEDKIVEINTRAEIMTGYSELELTGVSIFSFIEKEHWIVSLDEKSRNFRHRIQAIGTKKDGSKIDVVVRIMNSIFKGKVICLLSIRDVTNYKNTKTELLKLSQSVIQSPVSVVITNYEGDIEYVNPKFNDLTGYSLEEVIGENPSILSSGKNNRDLYELMWKTIKSGNVWRGEFQNKKKSGELFWEFATISPIKDDKGQIINFTAVKEDITERKRQEQIQKIILNISNAVFSQDTLFEFIQFIRLELSSIIDTTNFFVALYDDKTEMFSLPFHDDQYDSFEKFPKGKTISGWVVDHEAALLATAEELEELEAKGEVKLKGEPSKIWLGMPLKGKEKVIGVLVIQSYEDENVVTEEDKRMLELISHQISISIEQKRTEQELHKALRDATEADRLKSVFLATMSHELRTPLNAVIGFSELVDNDTDIDTAVEFCKMIHQSGHNLLNIVEDLFDISLIQSGAIKIKQEDYGLLNLFYEIDAVIKVERNVLGKEHIELILNIPPKFSDFFIKTDPHRFKQVLLNLLKNALKFTEKGSIEYGVIDRDMNPGAFLQFFVKDTGIGIPDEVQESIFGLFRQANEKLSRKYNGVGIGLSISKSLTELLGGKIWFDSTLGEGATFYFTHPIK, from the coding sequence ATGGAAGAACAAAGGGCATTACGGGTTGAAATATTGGAAATGTTGTATAAGGGTGAATCCGAATCAGCAATTCTGAATGAATTGGTGCTTAGGGCTCAACGAATTGCAGCAGGCTCTATCTGTTCAATATTATGTGTTGATGAGGATGAAAAGTACTTGTTGTTGGGAGCAGCCCCGGATATGCCTGATTTCTACAATAAAGCAGTTCACGGTATTCCTATCGGATATGGAATAGGATCGTGCGGAACTGCCGCTTTTACTGGCGAAAGAGTTATTGTTGAAGATATTAATACACATCCTTATTGGAAAGATGTTAAAGCTCTTGCACAGAAAGCAAATTTGGGATCTTGTTGGTCGGAACCTATTAAAGATGCTTCGGGTAAGATTTTGGGGACTTTTGCGATTTATCATCGTACGCCAAATTTGCCAAATTCGAAGGATATTGAATTTATTTCAGAACTATCTGGTCTGACTGCAATTGTACTTGATCGAGGTAAAATTATTAGACAATTGGCAGAGAGCGAAAGTAAATATAAAACTTTAGCGGATGCCAGTAATGAGGCTGTTTTTATTGTTGATGAGGATAAGATTGTTGAAATAAATACTCGGGCTGAAATAATGACTGGGTATTCTGAATTGGAATTAACAGGTGTTTCTATTTTTAGTTTTATTGAGAAAGAGCACTGGATCGTTTCGCTTGATGAAAAATCTAGAAATTTTCGCCATAGAATTCAAGCGATCGGCACTAAAAAAGATGGTTCAAAGATAGATGTGGTTGTTCGAATTATGAATTCTATATTTAAAGGCAAGGTTATATGTTTGTTATCCATTCGTGATGTTACCAATTATAAAAATACCAAGACCGAATTACTTAAATTATCGCAATCAGTTATTCAAAGTCCGGTATCTGTAGTGATTACAAATTACGAAGGGGATATAGAGTATGTAAACCCGAAATTTAATGATCTCACGGGTTATTCTTTGGAAGAGGTGATAGGAGAGAATCCTAGCATTTTAAGTTCTGGAAAAAACAATAGAGATTTGTATGAGTTAATGTGGAAAACCATTAAGTCGGGTAATGTGTGGAGGGGAGAATTTCAGAATAAGAAAAAAAGCGGAGAATTGTTTTGGGAATTTGCAACAATATCACCAATAAAGGATGATAAAGGGCAGATTATTAATTTTACTGCTGTTAAAGAAGATATTACCGAACGGAAGAGACAAGAACAAATTCAGAAGATCATATTGAACATTTCAAACGCTGTTTTTTCTCAAGATACACTGTTTGAATTTATTCAGTTTATCAGGTTAGAGTTGTCTTCTATAATTGATACAACAAACTTTTTTGTTGCATTGTATGATGATAAAACTGAAATGTTTAGTTTGCCTTTTCATGATGATCAATATGATTCGTTCGAGAAATTCCCTAAAGGCAAGACTATTTCTGGTTGGGTTGTGGATCATGAAGCAGCACTTTTGGCAACAGCTGAAGAATTGGAAGAGTTGGAGGCAAAAGGAGAAGTCAAGCTTAAGGGTGAACCTTCCAAAATTTGGCTTGGAATGCCTCTAAAGGGAAAAGAAAAGGTGATTGGTGTTCTGGTTATTCAAAGTTACGAAGACGAGAATGTTGTTACCGAGGAAGATAAGAGAATGCTTGAATTAATTTCGCATCAAATTAGTATTTCTATTGAGCAAAAACGAACCGAACAGGAATTGCATAAAGCTTTACGAGATGCAACTGAAGCGGATCGTTTAAAGTCTGTTTTTTTAGCCACCATGTCGCACGAATTACGCACCCCTTTAAATGCCGTAATTGGCTTTTCGGAATTAGTCGATAATGACACAGATATTGATACCGCAGTTGAATTTTGCAAAATGATTCATCAGAGCGGTCACAATTTGTTAAACATTGTTGAAGATCTGTTTGATATTAGTCTAATACAATCGGGTGCTATTAAAATTAAGCAGGAAGATTACGGGCTCTTAAATTTGTTTTATGAAATTGATGCTGTCATTAAGGTTGAGAGGAATGTGCTTGGAAAGGAACATATTGAATTGATATTAAACATTCCTCCTAAATTTTCAGATTTTTTTATTAAGACAGATCCGCATCGGTTCAAACAGGTATTATTGAATTTATTAAAAAATGCTTTAAAGTTTACTGAAAAAGGAAGTATCGAATATGGCGTTATAGATCGTGATATGAATCCAGGAGCATTTCTTCAATTTTTTGTGAAGGATACAGGAATTGGAATTCCGGATGAAGTACAGGAAAGTATTTTTGGTCTGTTTAGGCAGGCTAATGAAAAGCTTTCGAGGAAGTATAATGGCGTTGGAATCGGATTATCTATTTCAAAGAGTTTAACTGAATTATTGGGAGGTAAAATTTGGTTTGATTCAACACTTGGAGAAGGGGCTACTTTTTATTTTACACATCCCATCAAATAA
- a CDS encoding ABC transporter permease: MVFNYINKNKKWFSINIIGIAIAFAVVLIVFSYTQKELSFDKFHTKADNIYRIQIDKPGRANILDETDDISSASIDKNYIVSFYDRFPSIKKIAFIGNLWHVKIQVEKNEFSPENIYYTNETFFEVFDFRVEKGNRNTLLKKPNEAVISAATALNYFGSTDVIGKEITIKEPYTEDKTFTITAILEDTPTNSHFRPEILLSRSLKEMKENYGSYYTYLLLHEKTSATELLISINNYWSKNVKEGELAPSFKLLPLKDIHLKSHQRDELSETGNISSLIILIAGAVIILLIVIINYSNLNFVQFINSSKDFKIRMVNGASILNLSQLLFVRSIAQSIIAIGIGAFLAFNFNQATHFEYQLEIAYTAVLISSLIFLTAFGILALLPLYITGLSPDLCKVPDQGSKKFEFSLLFQFILSISALILTLILYNQISYVNKNHLGNGDRSVLVLPEVPYVALEKYDIFKEMALKHPEILSVSASTVPPGSIAPFKYGFEMEGVENDKDLRLTILTIDEDFFTLFNIKSIAGNLKMGPTSTQEWEKIAINPNLEIAGKNLKEYETNHAGFNEQYILNMAALEMLGFSNPEDVIGREFKYNFIATYMFAKGEIIAVVDAIHYDNMFTKEEPIVMASKRLFNGTFFVKIDDQNKKMAIDVLQKEWNHLFPNEPLKYEFISDMYAEIYRNQYNEMKALILFALLSILLSTLGMFALSSFSIQHKTKEIGIKKANGAGAFEILIQLISEYTKWVALAFIVACPIAYYAASNWLSNFAYKIELSWWIFALSGVIALFIAIATVSCQTWKAASQDPVLALKYE; encoded by the coding sequence ATGGTTTTCAATTACATCAACAAAAACAAAAAATGGTTTTCGATTAATATCATAGGCATTGCAATTGCCTTTGCTGTTGTTCTTATTGTTTTCTCGTACACTCAAAAAGAACTCTCTTTCGATAAATTTCATACCAAAGCAGATAATATTTACAGAATTCAGATTGACAAACCTGGAAGAGCAAACATTCTTGATGAAACTGATGATATCAGTTCTGCCTCTATCGATAAAAACTATATCGTAAGTTTCTATGACCGTTTCCCTTCCATTAAAAAAATTGCATTTATTGGCAATTTATGGCATGTAAAAATTCAAGTTGAGAAAAATGAGTTTTCCCCTGAAAACATTTACTATACAAACGAAACGTTCTTTGAAGTTTTTGATTTTCGAGTAGAAAAAGGAAATAGAAATACACTTCTAAAAAAGCCTAACGAAGCGGTAATTAGTGCCGCTACAGCACTTAACTATTTTGGCAGTACAGATGTTATAGGAAAAGAAATCACTATAAAAGAGCCTTATACTGAAGATAAAACGTTTACGATAACTGCGATTTTAGAGGATACACCTACCAACTCCCACTTTAGACCTGAAATACTGCTTTCAAGATCGTTAAAAGAGATGAAAGAAAACTACGGAAGCTATTATACCTATCTGCTTTTGCATGAAAAAACTTCCGCAACTGAACTCTTGATTTCAATTAATAACTATTGGTCTAAAAATGTTAAAGAAGGAGAGCTGGCTCCAAGCTTTAAACTTTTACCTCTAAAAGATATTCACCTAAAAAGTCACCAAAGAGATGAGCTAAGTGAGACAGGAAATATTAGTTCTTTGATCATTCTAATTGCAGGCGCTGTAATTATCCTTTTAATTGTGATCATTAATTATTCGAATTTAAACTTTGTACAGTTTATAAACAGCAGTAAAGATTTCAAAATTCGAATGGTGAACGGAGCTTCAATTTTGAATCTTTCACAACTCCTCTTTGTAAGATCAATTGCACAAAGTATTATCGCAATTGGAATCGGCGCTTTTTTAGCCTTCAATTTTAATCAGGCAACTCATTTCGAATATCAATTGGAAATAGCTTACACTGCAGTATTAATTTCTTCACTTATATTTTTGACCGCATTTGGTATTCTTGCCTTACTTCCTTTGTATATAACAGGTTTATCACCCGATCTCTGCAAGGTGCCCGATCAAGGATCCAAAAAATTCGAGTTTTCACTCCTATTTCAATTTATCTTATCCATTTCAGCCTTAATTCTCACCCTGATTCTATACAATCAGATTTCATATGTCAATAAAAATCATTTGGGAAACGGAGACAGATCAGTTCTCGTTCTTCCTGAGGTACCTTATGTTGCCCTTGAAAAATATGATATCTTCAAGGAAATGGCTTTAAAACACCCTGAAATATTATCGGTTAGTGCTTCTACAGTGCCTCCCGGAAGTATTGCTCCTTTTAAATACGGATTCGAAATGGAAGGTGTTGAAAATGATAAAGATTTACGATTAACCATTCTAACCATTGATGAAGATTTCTTTACTCTTTTCAACATAAAGTCAATTGCAGGAAATCTAAAGATGGGACCTACTTCAACGCAAGAATGGGAAAAAATAGCAATCAACCCAAATCTTGAAATAGCAGGAAAAAATCTTAAAGAATACGAAACCAATCATGCAGGATTTAATGAACAATACATTTTAAACATGGCTGCTTTAGAAATGCTGGGATTTAGCAATCCAGAGGATGTAATTGGCAGAGAATTTAAATACAATTTCATTGCCACATACATGTTTGCCAAAGGAGAAATCATTGCAGTTGTAGATGCAATCCATTACGACAACATGTTTACGAAAGAAGAACCAATTGTAATGGCTTCCAAGAGGTTATTTAACGGGACATTCTTTGTTAAAATTGATGATCAAAACAAAAAAATGGCGATTGATGTTCTTCAGAAAGAATGGAATCATTTGTTTCCAAATGAACCTTTAAAATATGAATTCATCAGCGATATGTATGCCGAAATTTATCGAAATCAATACAACGAGATGAAAGCTTTAATACTTTTTGCCCTTCTGTCAATTTTACTATCAACCTTAGGAATGTTCGCCCTTTCGTCCTTCAGTATTCAGCACAAAACAAAAGAAATTGGCATAAAAAAAGCCAATGGTGCCGGTGCTTTCGAAATACTTATCCAACTGATCAGTGAATACACCAAATGGGTAGCCCTCGCTTTTATTGTTGCCTGTCCAATCGCTTACTATGCTGCATCTAACTGGCTGAGTAACTTTGCCTATAAAATTGAATTGAGCTGGTGGATATTTGCCTTATCGGGAGTAATTGCACTTTTTATTGCGATTGCAACAGTAAGCTGCCAAACCTGGAAGGCTGCAAGTCAGGATCCCGTACTTGCTTTAAAATATGAATAG
- a CDS encoding sigma-54 dependent transcriptional regulator: MSKGKVLVVDDHKRVLTALQILLQDEFEEVQTLANPNSLLFTLETNQFDIILLDMNFSAGVNTGNEGFFWLNKILEKYPDMVVVLLTAYGDIELAVKAMKVGASDFILKPWDNNKLINTLRTALQLRRSKQRIVQLEIEKEELAREINQPVTRMIGRSKLMLEMHRIIEKVACTDANVLIFGEHGTGKELIARELHLKSKRCKAVFITVDMGAITESLFESELFGHEKGAFTDARESRIGRFEIASGGTLFLDEIGNLSMPMQAKLLSALQTRKIIRLGDNQVRDIDIRLICASNKNLIQMVLNGEFREDLLYRINTIQIDVPELRNRNGDVAVLAEYYLRKYAVKYNKQNLRFAKNTIEKLMKYSWPGNVRELQHTIEKAVILTDNSELLAEEFLFKERQINEMKNEAVSFEEMEKQLIRSAMDRHKGNMSQISKELGVTRPTLYHKIKKYDL; encoded by the coding sequence ATGTCCAAAGGTAAGGTGTTAGTAGTAGATGATCATAAAAGGGTGTTAACCGCTTTGCAGATTTTGCTTCAAGATGAATTTGAAGAAGTACAGACTTTAGCAAATCCTAATTCTTTGCTTTTTACTTTAGAAACCAATCAATTTGATATCATTCTTTTGGATATGAATTTTTCAGCAGGTGTGAATACTGGTAATGAAGGTTTTTTTTGGTTGAATAAAATCTTGGAGAAATATCCAGACATGGTCGTTGTTCTACTCACAGCTTATGGAGATATAGAGTTAGCTGTGAAGGCTATGAAAGTGGGAGCAAGCGATTTTATTTTAAAGCCATGGGATAATAACAAACTGATTAATACGCTAAGAACGGCATTGCAGCTTCGTCGATCGAAACAGAGAATTGTGCAGTTGGAGATCGAGAAAGAGGAGTTGGCACGAGAAATTAATCAACCGGTAACAAGAATGATTGGTCGTTCGAAATTGATGCTTGAAATGCATCGGATTATCGAAAAGGTAGCATGTACTGATGCTAATGTATTAATTTTTGGAGAACATGGAACCGGAAAAGAGTTGATTGCGAGAGAATTGCATCTAAAATCGAAAAGATGCAAAGCTGTTTTTATCACAGTCGATATGGGAGCCATTACGGAATCATTATTTGAGAGTGAACTTTTTGGACATGAGAAAGGTGCTTTTACCGATGCACGGGAGAGTAGGATCGGCCGATTTGAAATAGCTTCTGGTGGTACACTGTTTTTGGACGAAATAGGTAACCTTTCTATGCCGATGCAAGCCAAGTTACTAAGTGCATTGCAAACACGCAAAATTATTCGTTTGGGTGATAATCAGGTTCGTGACATAGATATCCGATTGATTTGTGCAAGCAATAAGAATTTGATACAGATGGTATTGAACGGAGAGTTTCGGGAGGATTTATTGTATCGAATAAATACCATTCAAATCGACGTGCCTGAGTTGAGAAATAGAAATGGTGATGTTGCTGTGTTGGCAGAATATTACCTGAGAAAATATGCGGTGAAATACAATAAGCAAAATCTGCGGTTTGCTAAAAATACGATTGAGAAACTAATGAAGTATTCTTGGCCGGGAAACGTCAGGGAGTTGCAGCACACAATTGAAAAGGCGGTGATTTTAACCGATAATTCGGAATTGTTAGCCGAAGAGTTTCTTTTTAAAGAGAGACAAATTAATGAAATGAAAAATGAAGCTGTTTCATTTGAGGAGATGGAAAAGCAATTGATTCGATCTGCAATGGACAGACATAAAGGAAATATGAGTCAGATTTCAAAGGAATTAGGAGTAACGCGTCCAACCTTATATCATAAAATTAAAAAGTATGATTTATAA
- a CDS encoding ABC transporter ATP-binding protein, which translates to MIKIENLNKTFRTEEVETTDLNNIQLEIKQGEFVAIMGPSGCGKSTLLNIMGMLDSPSEGKYYFNNREVGSQKEKQRNKIRKGNINFVFQSFNLIDELNVYRNVELPLNYLNIKSADKKARVLEMLDRMKIGHRRNHYPQQLSGGQQQRVAIARAIAANPKLLLADEPTGNLDSKTGLEVMNLLSELNNEGTTIVMVTHSERDAEFAHRVIRLFDGEIAAESTAKKMAGINF; encoded by the coding sequence ATGATAAAAATTGAAAATTTAAACAAAACCTTTCGAACTGAAGAGGTTGAAACCACTGACCTAAACAATATTCAACTGGAAATAAAACAAGGTGAATTTGTTGCCATCATGGGACCTTCGGGTTGCGGCAAATCAACCTTGCTCAACATTATGGGAATGTTGGATAGTCCATCAGAAGGAAAGTATTATTTTAACAACCGGGAAGTTGGATCTCAAAAAGAAAAACAACGCAACAAAATCAGAAAAGGAAATATCAATTTTGTATTCCAAAGCTTTAACCTGATTGATGAATTAAATGTTTACCGGAATGTTGAACTGCCACTTAATTATTTAAATATTAAATCAGCAGATAAAAAAGCGCGTGTTTTGGAAATGTTGGATCGAATGAAAATCGGACACAGAAGGAACCATTATCCACAGCAGTTATCAGGTGGTCAGCAACAGAGAGTTGCTATTGCACGAGCAATTGCAGCCAATCCAAAACTGCTTCTTGCTGATGAGCCTACTGGTAATCTCGATTCAAAAACAGGATTGGAAGTGATGAATTTATTGAGTGAATTAAATAACGAAGGAACCACAATAGTGATGGTTACTCACTCGGAAAGAGATGCAGAATTTGCACACAGGGTAATTCGCCTTTTCGATGGCGAAATTGCTGCAGAAAGTACCGCAAAAAAAATGGCCGGCATTAATTTCTAA
- a CDS encoding ATP-binding protein, translating to MIYKKLQVQIIVRIIGIVFLSFLFGWLLWASNYLNLSIVVFVLICWQVVKLIYFLNSTNRLLSQFFLSVKNEDSTLKIPKTFEGKSFRELRVSMQNVNQIIKDLRLKYQQKEIVSNAIIENAAVGILTLTSAEMVECINRKGRELLGVHHLVNIKALLKSDAKLVSLFQQIKSGENRIIETQVNQTKMHLLVNCSALVLGKERYKLLSFTDIKNQLDAKELESWQSLINVLTHEIMNSVSPLTCLSENLEKSYKEMNSGTLISEKMLTKTQTGLRVIKEQGEGLMHFVEAYRELSRIPKPQIKEVAVNHLFEHVKELLCLYEDTNINYQFAIFDENLFIDIDEKLIVQVMVNLIKNAQFAIDENGVIKIEAKTNEEGFIQILITDNGSGIKSEDIPNVFIPFFTTKENGSGIGLPIARSVMRLHDGKISLESVYGQGTRVLIEFRKPIKEVTNG from the coding sequence ATGATTTATAAAAAATTGCAGGTTCAGATCATTGTGCGGATTATTGGAATTGTTTTTCTTTCATTTCTTTTTGGCTGGTTGCTTTGGGCAAGTAATTATTTAAATTTATCTATTGTTGTATTTGTTCTTATTTGCTGGCAAGTTGTTAAATTGATCTATTTTTTAAATTCTACGAACCGCTTGTTAAGTCAGTTTTTTTTATCTGTAAAGAATGAAGATTCTACTCTTAAAATTCCAAAAACATTTGAAGGAAAATCATTTCGGGAACTTCGCGTAAGTATGCAGAATGTTAATCAAATAATTAAAGATTTACGATTGAAATATCAGCAAAAAGAGATTGTAAGTAATGCAATCATTGAGAATGCAGCTGTTGGAATACTTACGCTTACCTCTGCAGAAATGGTTGAATGTATTAATCGAAAAGGACGTGAGTTACTGGGGGTACATCATTTGGTTAATATCAAAGCCCTGTTAAAATCAGATGCTAAATTGGTATCTCTTTTTCAACAAATAAAATCGGGGGAGAATCGCATTATTGAAACACAGGTTAACCAAACTAAAATGCATTTGTTGGTTAATTGCAGCGCATTGGTATTAGGTAAAGAAAGGTATAAATTACTTTCTTTTACGGATATTAAGAATCAGCTGGATGCAAAAGAATTGGAGTCGTGGCAGAGCTTGATTAATGTTCTGACTCATGAAATAATGAATTCGGTATCTCCCTTAACCTGCTTGTCGGAAAATCTGGAAAAAAGCTATAAAGAGATGAATTCCGGCACATTGATTTCGGAGAAAATGCTGACTAAAACTCAAACAGGGTTGCGGGTAATTAAGGAGCAAGGAGAGGGCTTAATGCATTTTGTTGAAGCGTACCGCGAATTGTCCCGAATACCAAAACCACAAATAAAAGAAGTCGCAGTGAATCATTTGTTTGAGCATGTAAAAGAACTCCTTTGTTTGTATGAGGATACTAATATCAACTATCAGTTTGCGATTTTTGATGAGAATTTATTTATTGATATTGATGAGAAACTGATTGTTCAGGTGATGGTTAACCTGATTAAAAATGCTCAGTTTGCAATAGATGAGAATGGTGTAATTAAAATTGAAGCCAAAACTAATGAGGAGGGATTTATCCAAATATTAATTACTGATAATGGTTCAGGTATTAAATCTGAAGACATTCCGAATGTTTTCATTCCATTTTTCACAACAAAGGAGAATGGTTCTGGCATAGGTTTACCAATTGCAAGATCTGTTATGCGTTTGCATGATGGCAAAATTAGCCTTGAGTCTGTTTACGGCCAAGGCACAAGAGTATTGATTGAATTTCGGAAACCAATTAAGGAAGTAACCAACGGGTAG